The DNA sequence GCGGGTGATCAACTACGTGGTACCGATCAACCCGCGCGTGAATGGCCTGGTTACCGAGGTCCCGATCGAGCCGAACCGGCCGATCAGCAAGGGCGATGTGCTGTTCCGCCTTGATGCGACGCCATTCAAGCTGGCGGTGGAGTCGTTTGAAGCGCAGATCGTTCAACTGCAGGCGCAACTGATCACCGCACAAGCAAACCAGCTCTCGCTCGGTGAGCAATTGAAAGCCGCCGCCGGCAATCGCGATTCAATCCGCTCCAGGCTGCTGCTCAGCCGCCAGCGCGCGCAACAGTTCAAGGAACTCGCCAGCGCCGGCGCGGGTAACCGTTTCGACCAGGAGCAGGCCCAGGCGGATGTCGCCAGTCTCGAGGCGGATCTGGCCGCCGCAAACGCGGCAGAACAACAGGTGCGCGCGAAACTCGCCGCGACCACGCCCGACGGGGAACTGGATGAAGTCGCGAAGGTGAAAGCCCAGATCGCCAACGCGCAGGCACAACTTGCCAACGCCCGGTGGGAGTTGAGCCAGACCGAATATCGCGCGCCCGCCGATGGCACAGTGGTCTCGCTGGCACTGCGTCCGGGCGCGATGGCAGTTCAGTTTCCCGCGATGCCGGCCATGAGCTTCGTCGAGAACGAGCAGTGGATCATGGCCGTTTTCGCCCAGAACGAGGTGCGCAAGGTCAAACCCGGGCAGGAAGCCGAGATGGCGCTCGGCATGTGGCCCGGGCGGATCATCAAATGCCGCGTGGACTCCATCATGTGGGCCACCGCGCAGGGCCAGTTGCCCATCGGCGCGGCGAGCAACAACAGCGGCATCGCCCCGATTCCCCCGGGCCACCTGGCTGTGCGTCTTCTGGTGGACGCAAAGGACAAGGGCTTGTTCCTTGCTTCCGGCTCGAAGGGCAATGGCGCGATTTATACCGACAGCGGTCACGCAATCCAAATCCTGCGCAAGGTGTTCATGCGTGTTGGTGCCAAGCTCGACTGGCTGATTCTGAAGCTGCATTGAGCATGCTCATGGATATGCCTCGACCTGCAGCAAGCAAGCACTCGCTTGCAATCCTGATCCAGCGCAAGCGTCGCTGGTGCGCGCTGCCATTGCTGGCCTGCGTGGTGGGGCTTGGCGCCTGCGCCGTCCTCGACCCCCCGACCAGCCACGAAATCCAGGCCCAATCAACGCCGCTTGCAGCCATTGCCCCGGACGCGGACTGGCACGAGAAGGCCGTCGCAGGCACGGTCACGGACAATTGGCTGAGCTCGTTTGGCGATGCGCAGCTGGATGCGCTGGTTGGCGAGGCCATCGCACACAACCCGGACCTGCAAGTCGCCGCGGTATTGGTCGAACAGGCCCAGCAATACGTCATACAGGCGCAAGCGGCGCTGCTGCCGGGCATCAACATATTCGGTACCGGCGGTCTGAACATGGGCGGCGGGGATGTCAATTCGGCGCTGCAGGGCATCTCGCTCGGCGCTTCCTGGGAACCGGATCTGTGGGGTCGCTTGCGCTACGGACGCAACGCCACCCAGGCCACCTATGAATCGGCGGAGGCGGACCTGGAGTTCGGCCGCCAATCGCTGGCCGCCACGGTGGCCAAAAGCTGGTTCACGGCAACCGAAACCCTGTTGCAAACGGGTATTGCCCGGGAGACGACACAGGTAGCCTCGGAGCTGGTGCGCCTGGCCGAAAAGCGCATGGAAGTTGGTCCCGGCAACGAACAGGAGGTGCTGCTGGCGCGAGCCAATCTGGGCAATCTGCAGGACGCGGAACGGCAGCTGCAGTACGCACATACGCAGGCCGTGCGCGCTCTGGAACTGCTGCTCGGCCGCTACCCGGGAGCCGAGCTGCAGGCCCGCGCGGAGCTCGTTGCGCTCCCCGCCGATGTTCCCGCGGGTCTGCCGCTCGAGATGCTGGAGCGACGCCCGGACATGCTGGCCGCCGAGCGCCGGGTGGCAGCGGCCTTCAACCGCGTTGGCGAGGCCAAGGCGGCCCGCCTGCCGCGCATCATACTGAATGCGAACATTGCCGCGATCGACAGCAATGTCGTCGATCTGAAAAAGGACTTCGAGAACCCGATCGGCGGCGCCGGAGCCAAGTTGATCGCACCGATCTTTCAGGGGGGAGAGCTGAAGGCGCAGGTCGAGATCCGCACGCTCGAACAGAAACAGGCAGTCATCGAATACGCACGCCTCGCATTGCGTGCACTTGCCGACGTGGAAGGGGCGCTGGCGGCCGGTCATTCGCTTGCCG is a window from the Gammaproteobacteria bacterium genome containing:
- a CDS encoding HlyD family secretion protein, which codes for MEILLLGIYAFFVWLIFFKFRLLPWNIISQVISFTIPVVGLTVLILILNIVAPSSADVRVINYVVPINPRVNGLVTEVPIEPNRPISKGDVLFRLDATPFKLAVESFEAQIVQLQAQLITAQANQLSLGEQLKAAAGNRDSIRSRLLLSRQRAQQFKELASAGAGNRFDQEQAQADVASLEADLAAANAAEQQVRAKLAATTPDGELDEVAKVKAQIANAQAQLANARWELSQTEYRAPADGTVVSLALRPGAMAVQFPAMPAMSFVENEQWIMAVFAQNEVRKVKPGQEAEMALGMWPGRIIKCRVDSIMWATAQGQLPIGAASNNSGIAPIPPGHLAVRLLVDAKDKGLFLASGSKGNGAIYTDSGHAIQILRKVFMRVGAKLDWLILKLH
- a CDS encoding efflux transporter outer membrane subunit translates to MDMPRPAASKHSLAILIQRKRRWCALPLLACVVGLGACAVLDPPTSHEIQAQSTPLAAIAPDADWHEKAVAGTVTDNWLSSFGDAQLDALVGEAIAHNPDLQVAAVLVEQAQQYVIQAQAALLPGINIFGTGGLNMGGGDVNSALQGISLGASWEPDLWGRLRYGRNATQATYESAEADLEFGRQSLAATVAKSWFTATETLLQTGIARETTQVASELVRLAEKRMEVGPGNEQEVLLARANLGNLQDAERQLQYAHTQAVRALELLLGRYPGAELQARAELVALPADVPAGLPLEMLERRPDMLAAERRVAAAFNRVGEAKAARLPRIILNANIAAIDSNVVDLKKDFENPIGGAGAKLIAPIFQGGELKAQVEIRTLEQKQAVIEYARLALRALADVEGALAAGHSLAERVPLLQDSLDYNLRALGMVQTSVRVGQADQRAAGQQQLSVNAARLALLRVQAEQLAQRVNLHLALGGNFTIPSTDADLALK